A window from Bacillota bacterium encodes these proteins:
- a CDS encoding co-chaperone GroES: protein MKIKPVDDRLLVRPIHEEEKTASGLYLPDTAREKPQEGEVLAVGTDEELQKIFKVGDHVLFARYGGNEIKLDGETHLILSRSDVLAILEKE, encoded by the coding sequence ATGAAGATCAAGCCCGTCGACGACCGCCTTCTCGTCCGGCCCATCCACGAAGAGGAGAAGACCGCCTCGGGCCTCTACCTGCCCGACACCGCCAGGGAGAAGCCCCAGGAGGGCGAAGTCCTGGCCGTGGGCACCGACGAGGAGCTGCAGAAGATCTTCAAGGTCGGCGACCACGTGCTCTTCGCCCGTTACGGGGGCAACGAGATCAAGCTGGACGGGGAGACGCACCTGATCCTGAGCCGCTCCGACGTCCTGGCCATCCTCGAGAAGGAGTGA